Below is a genomic region from Salvelinus fontinalis isolate EN_2023a chromosome 2, ASM2944872v1, whole genome shotgun sequence.
tgatttcacagaagtgtgattaacttggagttacattgtgttgtttaagtgttccctttatttttttgagcagtgtatatacacacagagacacattaaaaaaaattgtctgattaatcggtatcggctttttttggggtcctccaataatcggtatcggcgttgaaaaatcataatcggtcgacctctacttagTATAGAGGGAGTCCATTGTATGACCTTGAGTTGAACTACTAGTATCTGCAAACCATATGAATAACAACACTGTACTACCAATTACAGATGCAGTTTACTGGTGAAGCCTTGGGCTGCGttaacacaggcagcccaattgtgatcttttgcccaattacTGGCAAAAtaactgatctgattggtcaaaagaccaaattAATGGGGAAAAGATCACCTGTATGTTAGTCTCGCTCTGCTCATTGTAAAATTGCGCTCTGTTTCCATTTTAAAGAATTTCACGCACCGCTCACGCCGAGAACACTTGATTTAAGTGGCCTACTCTTTACGCGTCAAGCTAAATTTACATGTCCAGTGTAGCAGGTATAGGAAACTACTGTTTTCCAGACGCACTAGTGTCTCTCCCCAGTTAGTCAGTTCACCTGTTTGTTAGCGAACACAAGCAGCACAGCGTCTCTCAGCTCGTCCTCAGCAAGCATCCTTGTCAGCTCCTCCCGCGCCTCGTTCACTCTCTCCCTATCGTTACTGTCCACCACAAAGATCAGACCTGAgcgaagcagagggagagaaaggatggAGGGTGAGGAAAATATGAACATTTACCCTGGACAGTCTCAACTCAAAGTCAGAAAGAGTGAAGATGGTGCTGAGGGTGTTCTGGTGACAGTGTCCACTCACCTTGGGTGTTCTGGAAGTAGTGCCGCCACAGAGGCCTGATCTTGTCCTGACCGCCCACATCCCACACTGTGAAGCTGATGTTCTTGTATTCTACCGTCTCAACGTTAAAACCTGAGATAGCGAGAAAGATCAGTTACGTCAGCAACCTAAGACACTAACATTCCAAGAGGCTGTGTGAGATGACATATCAGCAATCCCAAACAGGCAAGCTAGGTCACTCCCTTAACACAAATGTCTGCATGAAATGTCTTTGCCAAAATGTAGCTGCAAATTAAAATGTATATTTGAATAAAATATGCAAAGTGAATGAATATCTACTGGAATATGAAATGTCATCAGCCTTGTGTTACATTCCTATAATGCAACAATGTTATTTCAGGGGGGGCTGTAAAAGCTCCATTCTTTCCTATATTTAAGTCACTTAATCCCTATGACAACAGCCACATTGCAGGACGTTGCCTGCCTGCGGGAGCTCTGTAGCTGATGTAGGTAGGCTACACAGTGCCCGACCCACGTCTCCTAATGAAATCCATGTACAGGCAGACTGTTGGCCTTAACAGGGGCCCGATCATTGCTTCAGAGCCTGAGGGCGGCTCACGGCAGCTACTCTGGGCATGTGAGAAGTGATCAGGGTTCGGATGAGATGGGGACAGAGGGAGTACATGGCTGTACGTATGACATTCATTTCCACTCCCCTACAACTAAACAAACAGGGGCCTAGACCTCATGAAAGTCACATGGAGCAAGTTATTGGAGGAATATTGGGGAGCATTTCAGGAGGGGTTTGTACCTAAGTGAAGGGTGTGTGATGACATGGGGTACAAGGGATAAAGCTAAGCTACTCACCGATGGTAGGGATTGTGGTGACGATCTCGCCCAGTTTGAGCTTGTACAGGATGGTGGTCTTGCCGGCAGCATCCAGCCCCACCATCAGAATCCGCATCTCTTTTTTACCAAAGAGATTCTTAAACAGGCCTGCAAACATGTTCCCCATCTTGGCTAATctggaggaagggagacagaaacCAAAATGGTTAAGCTAGTAGTTGTACAACATTCATTACGCCTAACACCAGGCTAAACCGGCCGTGTGTGTCCACGTGTTCGGTAACACAAAAGCTCGCTGACGTATGTGAGCAGTGTGGATGAAATGATTCATTAACATGAAGACGTTAAAATATTCTACACTGCTCCCGCATACAATGTGGGTGGTGTCAGATCGGTGTAAAACAAGACATTGTTTATGAATCCATTTATAAATGTATATAAAAAGGTTCCCATCCTTGGTAATTTGATTAAAAATTTTGCCCTGTGAGGGTAATAATGTCCTTATCTCTGATAAAAGGGCAACCACAGAGATTAAATtcatgaggaggagagaaagtgCTGAGAAAAGCATTCAGTCACTGTCTGTTTATTTTGCGTCTTAACAATGGGCCCTTAGTGGCACCTCTGGGTCTCACACAACACACAAGCAGGACTTGGCTGATGGGACTGCAGGGCAGTGTCGTTCTGACTGGCAGGCAACTGTTTACTCATAGCCAGGAGCAGAGAAGTGGATCACATGACTGGCAGAGCACTGACCAGAGACACGATCCAGGAGTAGAGGCTGGTTACAACATAGCTCCACCTGAACACCTATTGCCCAACACCCATCAAGCAAGAACACAAACAGGCTCTGTAACAGCAGCCACAACGATTAGAATGTAATAGCCTAGTCAGTCCCAAATAGAAGCCTACATACATGTCTAACACAACACCATAACTAATTCATGTTTTTTTCTACGTAACTTTCTCACTGTTGAAATGCGTTTCTAAATGTACACGGGTCTTTCCACCAATTTGGTGTCTTTTGACAAGTGTAACTTTCACATAATTTCCACTTCATGAAAAAATTATCCTCCCTCAAGAGGTACATTTTGTTTTTATAAAGACTATAGTAAGTAGTGCCTATTAAGTGCAAAacaaagtaacagggttgacctaaCAGGGTTGACATGTTATGCTCGACCCGCTCAGTTTTGCACCACAAAATTGCCAAGAAGAGTAGAATCAGCTCATCTGCTTTTACTCTAAGATATTACTATTAAATGTTCAATGTTTTAAAAGACAGTGtcaccatattaaaatgagagttcagttcacataacaggGGTGAGGGACATACTTAAATGAATCAcataaataataatcttcagaaataacTGTCTAGCAACAAAAtgactagggctttacaatgatgctGAACCTTGGAGAAGTTTTGggattaagtgggttaaaatattCATAGAAGTGAGAGTTGACAGAGGGATGTCAAAATGCTGCATTTTGGCACTTTAGCAGATTGATTGAATTGTCCATGTTGTCTTTAATATTAAAGGGCACcgcatttaatataacaggcttttaaaatccaATATTGGTGGACAACTTCTACTTAAAATATCGAAGGGCACTTTCATGGAATGACCCACAAATGTATCAATTGTTGACTTTCATTTTGAATTAGGCATATTCATTGCAATAACAATCCTTCCTATTATTCAGTATGTTGCCAAGCACATCGCAGAATCATCTGATTTAAGACACGGCCTATGATGAAACAGGCTCACTACATCAGAAAAATAGTGTATCCTAAACACCATGACAAAAACAGATTCATATTTGAGACAAGTTAGCGGTATTAATACAAACTGGACAAGAGTAGGGGACGATGGGACCGCATTATAAAAGACCCATACAGGTGTTGTAGGTGAAACGAAGAGCATGCAGTCTGAGCTCAAGGAAAAGCAGACAATGAGGCCAGTGATGTGGCGAATATAGGTCAGCGCTCAGAAGAACCAGAGTACTAGAGGCTGGATATGGGagaggtaacacacctgtaagcAGAGACACACTGCTGAATTaaccaggagagagacagggaaacaaTGATCCTGTCACAGCAAATAGGCTATTGAACACTCAGGTCTTTCTCCAAAGGACACAAATGACTTCTAAAATAATGGAACACTCTAATCTTGTGCAAAAACCCTCCCACTAACACATGCCTACAAATGATAGCATAGGATAACACCAACACAGTATTATTACACACCTTCAAGACAATTGTGGCAAATGATATACAAATGAACATAATTCATAAACGGGGTTCTTCGGTGGAAACATGCTGAAGCCATTTAAATATGACACACGCCTTGGCACTTCTGAAATAAACTATACAACAACTGTAGGCAAACAATAGCTAGGAGGGGTGTGATTTGAGTTCTAACATCATGAACACAGGGAGTTGTCAGTTTCACAAAGTTCCTTCATGGATTCAGAATGTGACAATGATTCTAGCTCTAGCCAACAGACATTCCACAGAGGGGAGTTCCAGAACTAGAAAAGCTCATAGCTTGCAGATTTCTAACAATGACATTACAACAATGGCAGCTCATTTGAAATCAGGATTGTCCACCCTGTTCTTCAACTAAAGCAAAGAGGAAGTGCTCAGAATGTATCGTCCTCTGAGGAAACAGGAATAACAGGGAAGGACAGGGGAGGGGTATGGGAGGCCAGCAGCAAGTCATCAGAGAGTAGTTAAGTTAACTTATCACAGTATGCATGTGATATAGGCTGCCTGAGGTGGAGTCTTTTTGGGGTGCATCGGCAGTCAGTGTTAAGGGGTTCTAAAAGAGGTGCCAGTTACCAAGAGACGCTCATAAAAAATTAAAAAGAGCCAATGTGGATTAATAATTGACATGCCAAATGACAAGGGGGGTGGATTATGTGATGTACAGCCTACTACATAAAGTACACACATTAATATTGAGGGAACACTAGGGGCATCAAGGGGGCTCACTTTCTGGTTGGACAGGCAAATAGTGGACATTTTTCTTTTAAGTCTAGCAATGTTCTTCCATAAGGGAAAGTTCGGCATGCTGGGGTTAACCTGCTCCACCGGTTGTTTGATCAGCCCCTCATCAGGACCTGAACAAAGTAGGAAAATTGACAGATTCCTGGAGAACTCAATGTTTGAAAATGGAAATGTATGGAAGACAGAGACATGGGTGTCAGTCATAAATAAAACTAATGTGTGTAGCTTTGCATGCATCTCACACAATTTTGCTTCAGTTGTCTGTCCATTAAAATTACTTGGGTCTAACATAAaggtttagctagttagctacattaaTTTGTAACACACTAGCAAACCATGTGACGGGTTCAGTTTGAAGACACTGACAAGTTTCCAAAACCAAATTTAACCATCCAGTACCAACAGTTACGCTAGCTAAAGCTTCCCGGTACAGTTTAGTTACCCAACTAGAAGGCCGTAGAGACCACCAAGTCCAAGTTACCTTACCGTTTAACCCACAGGCTGGTTAACTAGATTCGTTTAGAGACGTGTTTAACATCGGTTAGTTAGTTAAGCGGCGTATAATTCAAATCTCAATCCATGTAAATTAACGTTACGCAGTAAGAAAATAggcgtagctagctaactaacgttaattTTGCTTAcatcgttagctaacgttagcacaaGCAAGCGAAGGGGCTCGACATAATGACTCCAAATAGGAGGAAGCTGAATGTCCAATCACAATGACCAGCGAATACTTACTGACACAATTTCAGTAAAGTTAGCGGAATAATACTCGCGCGACTTTAACAGGTCCTGAGAACATAATGCCGGGCgaggtagctaacgttaactagctattgACGGCAGATGATCCTCGTTTGGTTTGAGTCTACGCAGGGTGATTCGTTGTCAAAGCTTGCGGTCAAGCCGAAAGCAAATAAGCAATCGTTTGCGTTCCTGATcctgaaaataaaaaaaatactatgAATTACATATATTACATTGCTACGTTGTATACATGTTTTACCTTTAAGTGGCGGTTTCTCGATCTTTCTTTTACGCTCCTATTCACCGCTAACAACAAAATGGCGTCTTTCACAAATGTCAAGAAAGCCGCGTCATGGACGTTGCACATCGTAAGATCTTCACCAATCATGTTATCCATGCAAGTTACAAAAACGTACCTTGCTGTGCTGCGGGCCAATCGATGCAACAACATTTAATGTTGAGGGCGGAGATTTACAAAAGGCCCTCCTCCAGTTTGCCCTACAAACTGAAAGACCAGTCCAGCTTCCCGTAGGATCAAGCATCCCCGCCTCTTCCCGCCCCATGTTTCCGGCTTCAATGGAGACTGGAGAAATTTGCCACTGGCCCAACCCATCATCATTGGGGAGGATAGCACCAAAACAAACCGGTTGCAATTGTTCAAtccagaagaagaagaaaaacgtCCGGAAAATACAGGACCATGGGTGTGTATAGCCTTATATTAGATATGGCAAGCAAGTGCTGCCTTATATGCCTTATGGCTAGGCCACTTACCCATAATGTCATAGAGATCATAATCTCAATCAATAAGCAACAGCCTACAATTTACATTTCTGATCAAAGAATTCCAGCCTGTTTCTGTCATTCATCTTTTAGTTAAACAGCCTGAAAGAGTCCGAGCCAACACCATAGAAATAGGAATTATAATACAAATTAAGTAATTTAATGGAATCTCTATGGCCAACACTAACATGCAAGGTCTACAATGACAGCTAGGTCTATAGGGCCAACAAGTATGTAAACTGGCGTTGGGGGCCCCTGGAGGTGGGCAGAGGGGAGAAGTGGGTTGCGAAGTTCAAGGTGCATCAGGGTTCAAGCGTTCATCAAGGTTGTTGGGATCATCTGTGAAAGGCTcacagtgtgtgttgttcataTTAAATCCACTAGATGGGGCCGTCTCCATGCTGCAGTCATAATGTCCCAATAAGTCAAAGCCAATAGTTTCCGTTTCGTGTTTCATTTCCATAAATCAACCACTCTGAAATTATAGACATATGCCTATGTGAGTGCAATATCATCAGGTGGAAGTGTGTCCACCTTTCATGTGTTTGTGCTCATTGTTAGCTAATTCAGGTGGTTGTCCGGTTCCCTCAGTTATGCAGGTGTCACACTGAGCAGACAACTAGATCTTTGATTACCCATTCATCAACATGGTGATTGTAAACCagagttgttgttgttgctgttggacATGAAGTGAATAAAAGGGATTTTATATGAAAATGGCCTATGGACTGAGACATCATGGGTGGTAGGCAGCTATATCTACAGGTGTCATGAAGCATATAATATCCTTTAATTAGGGGGTATAAGCCTTGAGATTTATTACATTAAAATTAAATCTTATTGTTGATGTttgtctgtatgtgttgttgtacagtaaTTACTTATTCACCAGGCAGTAGGCAGTGGGCATGCCACTTGTTATTAGTTTGTGTGTTGTCTAGGGCTGTCTATCCCACAATGTGTTCCTTCTCCTTGCAGGCGTTTGGTCAAGCGCCCATGTGAGCATAAATATattacaaacttttacagatgcacaatcgagagcatcctgtcgggctgtatcaccgcctggtacggcaactgctccgcccacaaccgtaaggctctccagagggtagtgaggtctgcacaacgcatcaccgggggcaaactacctgccctccaggacacctacaccacccgatgtcacaggaaggccataaagatcatcaaggacaacaaccacccgagccactgcctgttcaccccgctatcatccagaaggcgaggtcagtacaggtgcatcaaagcagggaccgagagactgaaaaacagcttctatctcaaggccatcagactgttaaacagccaccactaatatttagtggccgctgccaacatttacatttaacatttaagtcatttagcagacgctcttttccagagcgacttacaaattggaaaattcatacatattcatcctggtccccccgtgggaattgaacccagaaccctggcgttgcaagcgccatgctctaccaactgagccacacgggacctcaacatactgactcaactccagccactttaataatgggaattgatggacatttatgtaaaaatgtatcactagccactttaaacaatgccacttaatataatgtttacataccctacatgactcatctcatatgtatatgtatatactgtactctatatcatctactgcatcttgccatctttatgtaatacatgtatcactagccactttaaactatgccactttatgtttatataccctacattactcatctcatatgtatatactgtactctataccatctactgcatcttgcctatgccgttctgtaccatcacttattcatatatctttatgtacatattctaaatcactttacacttgtgtgtataaggtagtagttgtggaattgttaggttaggttactcgttggttattactgcattgtcggaactagaagcacaagcatttcgctacactcgcattaacatctgctaaccatgtgtatgtgacaaataaaatttgatttgaaataaagaTGTAATTCATTTGAGTACAAAAACGTAT
It encodes:
- the LOC129829992 gene encoding ADP-ribosylation factor 2-like, with amino-acid sequence MGNMFAGLFKNLFGKKEMRILMVGLDAAGKTTILYKLKLGEIVTTIPTIGFNVETVEYKNISFTVWDVGGQDKIRPLWRHYFQNTQGLIFVVDSNDRERVNEAREELTRMLAEDELRDAVLLVFANKQDLPNAMNAAEITDKLGLHSLRQRNWYIQATCATSGDGLYEGLDWLSNQLKNAK